One genomic window of Haloferax mediterranei ATCC 33500 includes the following:
- a CDS encoding MBL fold metallo-hydrolase, protein MPMKGRGTSQLQEVDRWDHGVGWLAHPDETMQRASHIVEVNGDVWVFDPVDAPGVDDLFAEFGDVAGVAIGLDRHKRDAAAIANRHEVPVYVASWMTGVADELDANVERFGNTLADSGFQTFRIVDRSVPPWQEVGFYHEELRTLFVPETVGTVDYFCAPGERLGVHPMLRPFPPRRALYGYDPDRLLVGHGAGISENAGDELRTALSNARRNLPNAYIQVVKSMLSN, encoded by the coding sequence ATGCCGATGAAAGGTCGCGGAACCTCCCAACTCCAAGAAGTTGACCGATGGGACCACGGTGTCGGATGGCTCGCGCACCCCGACGAGACCATGCAACGCGCCAGCCACATTGTCGAAGTCAACGGCGACGTATGGGTATTCGACCCGGTCGACGCACCCGGCGTTGACGACCTGTTCGCCGAGTTCGGCGACGTAGCCGGCGTCGCTATCGGACTCGACAGACACAAACGCGACGCGGCGGCCATCGCCAACCGCCACGAAGTCCCCGTCTACGTCGCGTCGTGGATGACCGGCGTTGCCGACGAACTCGACGCGAACGTCGAGCGGTTCGGAAACACGCTCGCCGACTCGGGCTTTCAGACGTTCCGTATCGTCGACCGCTCGGTCCCGCCGTGGCAGGAAGTCGGCTTCTATCACGAGGAACTGCGGACGCTCTTCGTTCCCGAGACAGTCGGCACGGTCGACTACTTCTGTGCACCCGGTGAACGACTCGGTGTCCATCCCATGCTCCGTCCGTTCCCGCCGCGACGGGCGTTGTACGGCTACGACCCCGACCGCCTGCTCGTCGGCCACGGTGCGGGTATCTCGGAGAACGCGGGTGACGAACTCAGAACAGCACTCTCGAACGCCCGGAGGAACCTCCCGAACGCCTACATACAGGTGGTCAAGTCGATGTTGTCGAACTGA
- a CDS encoding DUF5779 family protein, whose product MGDFNLNLQTAEEHLDVDDAEGDVVLGVLDGSTPPEEWVESVARGNVLMLAIDGDLNKLASDFARDVKDMGGQLMHFRKFLVVSPPGVQINTDNL is encoded by the coding sequence ATGGGCGACTTCAATCTCAACTTGCAGACGGCCGAAGAACATCTCGACGTGGACGACGCCGAGGGGGATGTCGTCCTCGGCGTCCTCGACGGGTCGACCCCGCCGGAGGAGTGGGTCGAGTCCGTCGCTCGCGGAAACGTTCTCATGTTGGCTATCGACGGCGACCTCAACAAACTCGCGTCGGACTTCGCACGCGATGTCAAGGATATGGGCGGACAGTTGATGCACTTCCGGAAGTTCCTCGTCGTCTCCCCACCGGGGGTCCAAATCAACACCGACAATCTCTGA
- the leuC gene encoding 3-isopropylmalate dehydratase large subunit has translation MSEGTLYDNVWGEHTVSELPTGQTQLFCGLHLIHEVTSPQAFGMLQERDLEVAYPERTHATVDHIVPTSDQSRPFRDDAAEEMMSELEQNVRDAGINFSDPTSGDQGIVHVIGPEQGLTQPGMTIVCGDSHTSTHGAFGALAFGIGTSQIRDVLATQTVAMEKKKVRKIEVTGELGPGVEAKDVVLEIIRRLGTEGGVGYVYEYAGEAIENLDMEGRMSICNMSIEGGARAGYVNPDETTYEWLKQTDYFQENPEKFDELKPYWESIRSDEDAEYDDVVTIDGSELEPVVTWGTTPGQGVGITQPIPAPEDLPEEKQDTARMSQEHMGVEPGQTMEGYEIDVAFLGSCTNARMPDLRRAAEVVKGRQVADSVRAMVVPGSQRVKAAAEAEGLNEVFEEAGFEWREAGCSMCLGMNEDQLEGDEASASSSNRNFIGRQGSKDGKTVLMNPRMVAAAAVTGHVTDVRELKEVSAA, from the coding sequence ATGAGTGAGGGAACGCTCTACGACAACGTCTGGGGGGAACATACCGTTTCCGAACTCCCGACCGGCCAGACGCAGTTGTTCTGCGGCCTGCACCTCATCCACGAGGTGACGAGTCCGCAGGCGTTCGGGATGCTGCAAGAACGCGACCTGGAAGTCGCGTACCCCGAGCGGACCCACGCGACGGTCGACCATATCGTCCCCACCTCGGACCAGTCGCGGCCCTTCCGCGACGACGCGGCCGAGGAGATGATGTCCGAACTCGAACAGAACGTCCGCGACGCGGGCATCAACTTCTCGGACCCGACCTCGGGCGACCAGGGAATCGTTCACGTCATCGGGCCGGAGCAGGGCCTGACCCAACCCGGCATGACTATCGTCTGTGGCGACAGCCACACCTCGACCCACGGCGCGTTCGGCGCGCTGGCGTTCGGTATCGGGACGAGCCAGATTCGCGACGTACTGGCGACCCAGACCGTCGCGATGGAGAAAAAGAAGGTGCGGAAAATCGAGGTTACGGGCGAACTCGGCCCCGGCGTCGAAGCAAAGGACGTCGTCCTCGAAATCATCCGCCGACTGGGAACCGAAGGCGGCGTCGGCTACGTCTACGAGTACGCCGGTGAGGCCATCGAGAACCTCGATATGGAAGGTCGGATGAGCATCTGCAACATGTCCATCGAGGGCGGCGCTCGCGCGGGGTACGTCAACCCCGACGAGACCACCTACGAGTGGCTCAAGCAGACCGATTACTTCCAAGAAAACCCCGAGAAATTCGACGAACTCAAGCCGTACTGGGAGTCCATCCGCTCCGACGAGGACGCCGAGTACGACGACGTCGTTACCATCGACGGGTCGGAACTCGAACCCGTCGTCACGTGGGGAACCACGCCCGGACAGGGCGTCGGTATCACGCAGCCGATTCCGGCACCGGAAGACCTGCCCGAAGAGAAGCAGGACACCGCCCGAATGTCACAAGAGCACATGGGCGTCGAACCCGGGCAGACGATGGAGGGCTACGAAATCGACGTCGCCTTCCTCGGGTCGTGTACGAACGCCCGGATGCCCGACCTGCGCCGCGCGGCGGAGGTCGTGAAGGGTCGACAGGTTGCCGATAGCGTTCGCGCGATGGTCGTCCCCGGCAGTCAGCGCGTCAAGGCCGCCGCCGAAGCGGAGGGCCTGAACGAGGTGTTCGAGGAAGCCGGATTCGAGTGGCGCGAAGCGGGCTGTTCGATGTGTCTCGGCATGAACGAGGACCAACTGGAGGGCGACGAGGCCTCCGCGTCCTCGTCGAACCGCAACTTCATCGGCCGGCAGGGTTCGAAAGATGGCAAGACCGTGCTGATGAACCCGCGCATGGTCGCCGCCGCGGCCGTAACCGGGCACGTGACTGACGTGCGCGAACTGAAGGAGGTGAGCGCTGCATGA
- a CDS encoding LeuA family protein, producing MTRCLTTTRRIRRVLRRVEFFQGTLAQQSEIEDVRIFDTTLRDGEQSPRTSFSYEEKRDIADTLDDMGTHVIEAGFPVNSDAEFEAVSDIAASTDTTTCGLARVVDKDIEAALDSGVDMVHTFVSTSDVQLADSMHASREEAVERAVRSVERVRDAGVEVMFSPMDATRTDEAFLIEVVEAVSDAGVDWINLPDTCGVATPTRFARMVETVCEHTDARIDVHAHDDFGLASANAMAGFEAGAAQAQVSVNGIGERAGNAAYEEVVMSAESLYGVDTGIDTTRITELARIVEQASDIPVPANKPVVGRNAFSHESGIHAAGVIENADTFEPGVMTPEMVGATREFVLGKHTGTHSVRKRLADIGFDPSDAEVREVTRRVKDHGAEKERIDDSTLEVFARDVGVPHENEREEEVRA from the coding sequence CTGACACGATGTCTCACAACAACACGGAGGATTCGTCGGGTTCTCCGGCGGGTCGAGTTCTTCCAGGGCACATTAGCCCAACAATCTGAAATCGAAGACGTACGAATCTTCGACACGACACTCCGCGACGGCGAACAGTCTCCGCGAACCTCCTTCAGTTACGAGGAGAAACGCGATATCGCCGACACCCTCGACGACATGGGAACCCACGTCATCGAGGCAGGGTTCCCGGTGAACTCTGATGCGGAGTTCGAGGCAGTTTCCGATATCGCTGCTTCGACGGACACGACGACGTGCGGGTTGGCCCGCGTCGTCGACAAGGACATCGAAGCCGCGCTGGACTCCGGCGTGGACATGGTGCACACGTTCGTGAGCACCAGCGATGTCCAGTTGGCCGACTCGATGCACGCCTCCCGCGAGGAAGCCGTCGAGCGCGCCGTTCGCAGTGTCGAACGCGTCCGCGACGCGGGCGTCGAAGTAATGTTCTCGCCGATGGACGCCACCCGGACTGACGAGGCGTTCCTCATCGAGGTCGTCGAAGCCGTCTCCGACGCCGGTGTCGACTGGATTAACCTCCCCGACACCTGCGGCGTGGCGACGCCGACGCGCTTTGCCCGGATGGTCGAGACGGTCTGCGAACACACCGACGCCCGAATCGACGTGCACGCACACGACGACTTCGGACTGGCGTCGGCCAACGCGATGGCCGGATTCGAAGCCGGTGCCGCACAAGCGCAGGTGTCGGTCAACGGCATCGGCGAACGCGCCGGCAACGCCGCCTACGAGGAGGTCGTCATGTCCGCAGAATCCCTCTACGGCGTGGACACCGGCATCGACACGACGAGAATCACCGAGTTGGCTCGCATCGTCGAGCAGGCGTCCGACATCCCGGTTCCGGCGAACAAGCCGGTCGTCGGGCGGAACGCCTTCTCCCACGAGAGCGGTATTCACGCCGCTGGCGTCATCGAGAACGCCGACACGTTCGAACCGGGCGTCATGACCCCGGAGATGGTCGGCGCGACGCGCGAGTTCGTACTCGGCAAGCACACGGGGACGCATTCGGTTCGAAAGCGTCTCGCGGACATCGGGTTCGACCCCTCGGACGCCGAGGTTCGAGAAGTCACCCGCCGCGTCAAGGACCACGGCGCGGAAAAAGAGCGCATCGACGACTCGACGCTCGAAGTGTTCGCCCGCGATGTGGGGGTACCCCACGAAAACGAGAGAGAGGAGGAGGTCCGCGCCTGA
- the ilvN gene encoding acetolactate synthase small subunit: MSDSQRGLQGPAPEERPHPDGRRNAQGIRIDPEAESEHEPRRTVLSAIVEHEPGVLSRVAGLAARRQFNIESLTVGPTTVDGHARITMVVEEPDPGIDQIEKQLAKLKPVISIGELDDDAVRAELVLLKVRGEEPDKVHAITEMYDGQTLDAGPETITVQLTGDEHKIDDAVDAFRRFGIIEIARTGQTALAHGAKKTVPGEEPATSGEPTKPTPNTK; encoded by the coding sequence ATGAGTGATAGCCAACGAGGACTGCAGGGTCCCGCGCCCGAAGAACGGCCGCACCCAGATGGGCGGCGGAACGCCCAGGGCATCCGCATCGACCCCGAAGCGGAGTCCGAACACGAACCACGCAGAACCGTGCTGTCGGCCATCGTCGAGCACGAACCCGGCGTCCTCTCGCGAGTCGCCGGCCTCGCCGCGCGCCGACAGTTCAACATCGAGAGCCTCACGGTCGGGCCGACCACCGTCGATGGGCACGCGCGCATCACGATGGTCGTCGAGGAACCCGACCCCGGCATCGACCAGATAGAAAAACAACTCGCGAAACTCAAGCCGGTCATCTCCATCGGCGAACTGGACGACGACGCCGTTCGCGCGGAACTCGTCCTGTTGAAAGTTCGCGGCGAAGAGCCCGATAAGGTCCACGCCATCACGGAGATGTACGATGGCCAGACCCTCGACGCCGGCCCGGAGACCATCACGGTCCAACTGACCGGCGACGAGCACAAAATCGACGACGCCGTGGACGCCTTCCGTCGGTTCGGCATCATCGAAATCGCCCGGACCGGCCAGACCGCCCTCGCCCACGGCGCGAAGAAGACAGTCCCCGGAGAGGAACCCGCAACCTCCGGCGAACCCACGAAACCAACACCCAATACCAAATGA
- the ilvC gene encoding ketol-acid reductoisomerase: MTELTTTVYYDDDADRTNIDDKTVAILGYGSQGHAHAQNLADSGVDVVVGLRADSSSREAAREDGLRVATPAEAAAEADIVSVLVPDTVQPAVFEEIRDGLEPGDTLQFAHGFNIHYNQIRPPEDVDVTLVAPKSPGHLVRRNYEAEEGTPGLIAVYQDTTSEAKAEALAYAHAIGCTRAGVIETTFKEETETDLFGEQAVLCGGVTSLVKQGYETPVDAGYSPEMAYFECLNELKLIVDLMYEDGLGGMWHSVSDTAEFGGLTRGDRVVDEHSRERMEEVLEEVQDGTFAREWILENQAGRPSYTQLKEAEENHDIEQVGEPLRDLFSWADEDDTEKAEAPADD; this comes from the coding sequence ATGACCGAACTCACCACGACAGTCTACTACGACGACGACGCAGACCGAACGAACATCGACGACAAGACCGTAGCCATCCTCGGATACGGCAGTCAGGGCCACGCCCACGCCCAGAACCTCGCCGACAGCGGGGTCGACGTGGTCGTCGGTCTCCGCGCCGACTCGTCGTCCCGCGAAGCCGCGCGCGAAGACGGACTCCGCGTTGCGACGCCCGCCGAGGCAGCCGCGGAAGCCGACATCGTCTCCGTCCTCGTCCCCGACACCGTCCAACCGGCGGTGTTCGAAGAGATTCGCGACGGTCTCGAACCCGGCGACACGCTCCAGTTCGCCCACGGCTTCAACATCCACTACAACCAGATTCGCCCGCCAGAGGATGTCGACGTGACGCTCGTCGCGCCGAAGTCCCCCGGCCACCTCGTCCGCCGCAACTACGAGGCCGAGGAGGGGACGCCCGGACTCATCGCGGTCTACCAGGATACGACCAGCGAGGCGAAAGCCGAAGCACTGGCGTACGCCCACGCCATCGGCTGTACTCGTGCGGGTGTCATCGAGACGACGTTCAAGGAGGAGACCGAGACGGACCTGTTCGGCGAACAGGCCGTCCTCTGCGGCGGCGTCACCTCGCTCGTCAAGCAGGGCTACGAGACGCCCGTCGATGCGGGCTACTCCCCCGAGATGGCCTACTTCGAGTGCCTGAACGAGCTGAAACTCATCGTCGACCTGATGTACGAAGACGGGCTCGGCGGCATGTGGCATTCGGTGTCCGACACCGCCGAATTCGGCGGCCTGACCCGCGGTGACCGCGTCGTCGACGAACACAGCCGAGAGCGCATGGAGGAGGTCCTCGAAGAGGTCCAAGACGGCACCTTCGCACGCGAGTGGATTCTGGAGAACCAGGCGGGTCGCCCGTCGTACACCCAGCTCAAGGAAGCAGAAGAGAACCACGACATCGAGCAGGTCGGCGAACCGCTCCGCGACCTGTTCTCGTGGGCCGACGAAGACGACACGGAGAAAGCAGAAGCACCGGCAGACGACTGA
- the glpR gene encoding HTH-type transcriptional regulator GlpR, producing MLPAERKRRIVELVADSDGRSVESLSENLGYSKATIRRDLRELETRGLIERSHGGAVPVTSVGREQTYGQKEVQNLEGKRAIADRAVEELAEGQVVFFDAGTTTMEVARKVPKDGTILGVTNSPRLAVELNDDDNEVKLTGGTLRRRTKALVGPTAESFMQRTNFDLLFLGTNALDADSGLTTPNEDEARMKELMVEKAEKVVLVADVSKLGRRSFVQFAPLGDIDLFITDGELEEGTREAIESAGVDVADGAGQ from the coding sequence ATGTTACCAGCAGAGCGCAAACGCCGTATCGTCGAACTCGTCGCCGATTCTGATGGCCGTTCCGTCGAATCCCTCTCCGAGAATCTGGGCTACTCGAAGGCGACAATACGCCGTGACTTGCGTGAACTCGAAACCCGTGGACTCATCGAACGGTCGCACGGCGGAGCCGTTCCCGTGACTTCCGTCGGCCGCGAGCAAACCTACGGGCAAAAGGAAGTACAGAATCTCGAAGGAAAACGCGCAATCGCCGACCGAGCGGTCGAGGAACTGGCCGAAGGTCAGGTCGTCTTCTTCGACGCGGGGACGACGACGATGGAAGTCGCTCGGAAGGTTCCCAAAGACGGCACGATTTTGGGAGTCACCAACTCGCCGCGGCTTGCAGTCGAGTTGAACGACGACGACAACGAGGTCAAACTCACCGGCGGGACGCTCCGGCGGCGAACGAAGGCGCTCGTGGGACCGACCGCCGAATCGTTCATGCAGCGGACGAACTTCGACCTGCTTTTCCTCGGGACGAACGCGCTGGATGCCGACTCCGGGCTCACCACGCCGAACGAGGACGAAGCGCGGATGAAAGAGCTGATGGTCGAAAAGGCCGAGAAGGTCGTCCTCGTCGCCGACGTGTCCAAACTCGGTCGTCGAAGCTTCGTCCAGTTCGCCCCGCTGGGAGACATCGACCTGTTCATCACCGACGGTGAACTCGAGGAGGGGACCCGCGAGGCTATCGAAAGTGCAGGTGTCGATGTCGCCGATGGGGCTGGGCAATGA
- the leuB gene encoding 3-isopropylmalate dehydrogenase, with translation MTEEIVVIPGDGIGSEVIPAAVDVLKAVGDGDFEFVEADAGDHVKEETGEALPQETYDLAAEADATLFGAAGETAADVILPLREAVDSFVNVRPAKAYPGVDALRPETDLVFLRENTEGVYSGHEDRLSDDLSTLTRVVTTSASERLAEYACDYVGGEGGSFQVAHKANVMRETDGRFRDAVVAVADERGVEVEEVLMDAFATRVCLDPTQFDTIVCPNLAGDVLSDLAAGLVGGLGLLPSANIGPDSALFEPVHGSAPDIAGEGIANPAATILSAAMLLDYLDYEDEADRVRAAVEGVLADGPRTPDLGGDASTEDVTAAVIDRL, from the coding sequence ATGACTGAGGAAATCGTCGTCATCCCCGGCGATGGTATTGGAAGCGAGGTCATCCCGGCCGCAGTTGACGTGCTCAAAGCGGTCGGCGACGGCGACTTCGAGTTCGTCGAAGCCGACGCCGGCGACCACGTGAAAGAAGAGACCGGCGAGGCGCTCCCGCAGGAGACCTACGACCTCGCGGCCGAGGCCGACGCGACCTTGTTCGGGGCCGCGGGCGAGACTGCGGCGGATGTCATCCTCCCGCTTCGGGAGGCTGTCGATTCGTTCGTCAACGTCCGCCCGGCGAAAGCCTACCCCGGCGTGGACGCCCTGCGCCCGGAGACGGACCTCGTCTTCCTCCGGGAGAACACCGAGGGCGTCTACTCGGGCCACGAGGACCGCCTGTCTGACGACCTTTCCACGCTCACGCGCGTGGTCACCACGTCCGCGTCTGAGCGTCTCGCCGAGTACGCCTGCGACTACGTCGGCGGCGAGGGCGGTAGCTTCCAGGTCGCCCACAAGGCGAACGTGATGCGAGAGACCGACGGTCGATTCCGCGACGCCGTCGTCGCCGTCGCCGACGAACGCGGCGTCGAGGTCGAGGAAGTCCTCATGGACGCCTTCGCGACGCGCGTCTGTCTCGACCCGACGCAGTTCGACACCATCGTCTGTCCGAACCTCGCGGGCGACGTGCTTTCGGACCTCGCGGCCGGACTCGTCGGCGGTCTCGGTCTGCTCCCGTCGGCCAATATCGGCCCGGATAGCGCCCTGTTCGAACCGGTCCACGGCTCCGCACCCGACATCGCGGGCGAAGGAATCGCCAACCCAGCGGCGACCATCCTCTCGGCGGCGATGCTCTTGGACTACCTCGACTACGAAGACGAGGCAGACCGGGTGCGTGCCGCTGTCGAAGGCGTTCTCGCGGACGGTCCGCGCACGCCGGACCTCGGCGGCGACGCCTCCACGGAGGACGTGACCGCGGCGGTTATCGACCGCCTCTAA
- the ilvB gene encoding biosynthetic-type acetolactate synthase large subunit: protein MSERTATTTDPNPTTTPDEPTETEVTSGSTAVVRALENAGVDTAFGVQGGAIMPIYDALYHSDIRHVTMAHEQGASHAADAYGVVHGDPGVCLATSGPGATNLVTGIADANMDSDAMLALTGQVPSDMVGSDAFQETDTTGVTAPITKHNYFATSPDTVGDTVGEAFALAAEGRPGPTLVDLPKDVSLGETDREPGPGKAPETCRPRTEPDDAEVEAAARAIERAEKPLLLFGGGVVKGDATDVARQFATEHQIPVVTTMPGIGAMPEDHELCLSWAGMHGTGYANMAITHTDCLIAIGTRFDDRLTGGIDTFAPEAAVVHIDIDPAEISKNIHADYPVVGDAGRAIERVDAEMTASPDAREWVEQCQAWTDEYPMDYAAPDNEPLKPQFVVEALDEATPDETIVTSGVGQHQMWAAQYWTFREPRRWVSSHGLGTMGYGLPAAIGARLAADDDETVVCVDGDASFLMTIQELSVAVRENLDITVAILNNEYIGMVRQWQDAFFEGRRMAAGYEWCPQFDKLAEAFGARGWTVNSYEEVPDAIEEALAYDGPSVIDFHVDPAENVYPMVSSGGANGKFALTEDQL, encoded by the coding sequence ATGAGTGAACGCACAGCAACCACGACCGACCCCAATCCGACCACGACGCCCGACGAACCGACGGAAACCGAAGTTACTTCGGGCTCGACGGCGGTCGTTCGCGCCCTCGAAAACGCCGGTGTTGACACGGCATTCGGCGTGCAGGGCGGGGCTATCATGCCCATCTACGACGCGCTGTATCACTCCGACATCCGTCACGTGACGATGGCGCACGAACAGGGTGCGTCCCACGCTGCAGACGCGTACGGCGTCGTTCACGGCGACCCGGGTGTCTGTCTCGCCACGTCCGGCCCGGGCGCAACCAATCTCGTGACCGGCATCGCCGACGCGAACATGGATTCCGACGCGATGCTCGCGCTCACGGGACAGGTCCCGTCCGACATGGTTGGTTCCGACGCGTTTCAGGAGACGGATACGACGGGCGTCACCGCGCCCATCACGAAGCACAACTACTTCGCCACGTCTCCCGACACTGTCGGCGACACCGTCGGTGAAGCGTTCGCGCTCGCCGCCGAGGGTCGCCCCGGCCCGACGCTGGTCGACCTCCCGAAGGACGTCTCCCTCGGCGAGACCGACCGCGAACCCGGCCCGGGGAAGGCACCGGAGACGTGCCGCCCCCGGACAGAGCCGGACGATGCCGAAGTCGAGGCGGCGGCTCGAGCCATCGAGCGCGCGGAAAAGCCACTCCTGCTGTTCGGCGGTGGAGTCGTCAAGGGGGATGCGACGGACGTGGCCCGGCAGTTTGCGACCGAGCACCAGATTCCGGTCGTCACGACGATGCCCGGAATCGGCGCGATGCCGGAAGACCACGAACTCTGCCTCTCGTGGGCAGGGATGCACGGCACCGGCTACGCCAACATGGCCATCACGCACACCGACTGCCTCATCGCAATCGGGACGCGATTCGATGACCGCTTGACCGGCGGCATCGACACGTTCGCACCCGAAGCAGCGGTCGTTCACATCGACATCGACCCGGCGGAAATTTCGAAGAACATCCACGCAGACTACCCGGTCGTCGGCGACGCCGGCCGCGCTATCGAGCGCGTCGACGCCGAGATGACGGCGAGTCCCGACGCCCGCGAGTGGGTCGAACAGTGCCAAGCATGGACCGACGAGTACCCGATGGACTACGCGGCCCCCGACAACGAACCGCTGAAACCGCAGTTCGTCGTCGAGGCACTGGACGAAGCGACGCCCGACGAGACCATCGTCACGAGCGGCGTCGGCCAACACCAGATGTGGGCCGCCCAGTACTGGACGTTTCGCGAGCCGCGTCGGTGGGTCTCGTCGCACGGACTGGGAACGATGGGCTACGGCCTGCCGGCCGCTATCGGTGCCCGACTCGCCGCTGACGACGACGAAACCGTCGTCTGCGTCGACGGCGACGCCTCGTTCCTGATGACGATTCAGGAACTGTCGGTCGCGGTCCGCGAGAATCTCGACATCACCGTCGCCATCCTGAACAACGAGTACATCGGGATGGTTCGCCAGTGGCAGGACGCCTTCTTCGAGGGTCGTCGCATGGCCGCCGGCTACGAGTGGTGTCCGCAGTTCGACAAACTCGCCGAAGCCTTCGGCGCGCGCGGTTGGACCGTCAACTCTTACGAGGAGGTCCCCGACGCCATCGAAGAGGCGCTGGCCTACGACGGCCCGTCGGTTATCGACTTCCACGTGGACCCCGCCGAAAACGTCTACCCGATGGTCTCTTCGGGCGGCGCGAACGGGAAATTCGCCCTGACGGAGGACCAGTTATGA
- a CDS encoding ribbon-helix-helix domain-containing protein, which translates to MTEYTTVSIPKELAGRVDETLEGTTFSSTSDLVRFLLRSIVIQHERSGGDLSESEFQEIAEQLTDLGYLQ; encoded by the coding sequence ATGACGGAGTACACGACGGTTTCTATCCCGAAGGAGCTGGCCGGCCGCGTCGACGAAACACTCGAAGGAACGACATTTTCCAGTACGAGTGACCTCGTCCGGTTTCTGCTTCGCAGCATCGTCATCCAGCACGAGCGGTCGGGTGGCGACCTCTCCGAGTCGGAGTTCCAGGAGATTGCGGAGCAGTTGACCGACCTCGGCTACCTACAGTAG
- the pfkB gene encoding 1-phosphofructokinase yields the protein MILTVTPNPAVDHTIHFDEPLETGVVHRTDDAVFTAGGKGINVAKYVSALDVDAAATGFLGGHFGKFVRDRLDADGVSADFVAIDDDTRLNTTVLAEDGEYKLNHNGPQIRAAHVDELVETVQANDPDTLLVGGSLPPGMSLSAVDRLARAGNWRTAVDMGGESLSDLEADYFVCKPNRSELAAATGRTIETDEDAVAAAEELQNRGFEYVLASLGADGALLVTDDEVLSAPAADVEVVDTVGAGDAILSGFIAAREHGLDDADALRMGILTAARVVSVAGTRVPDLDGVLTNETRIEVTTVRRR from the coding sequence ATGATTCTCACCGTTACCCCGAATCCCGCGGTGGACCACACGATTCACTTCGACGAACCGCTCGAAACCGGCGTCGTCCACCGAACCGACGACGCGGTGTTCACCGCCGGTGGAAAGGGCATCAACGTCGCCAAGTACGTCTCGGCGCTCGACGTCGACGCGGCCGCAACCGGATTTCTCGGCGGCCACTTCGGAAAATTCGTTCGTGACCGCCTCGATGCCGACGGCGTCTCCGCTGATTTCGTGGCCATCGACGACGACACGCGTCTGAACACGACCGTGCTCGCCGAGGACGGCGAATACAAACTCAATCACAACGGCCCGCAGATTCGTGCAGCCCACGTGGACGAACTCGTCGAAACGGTGCAAGCAAACGACCCGGACACGCTCCTCGTGGGCGGGAGTCTTCCTCCGGGAATGTCGCTCTCGGCGGTCGATAGACTCGCTCGCGCAGGGAACTGGCGAACCGCAGTCGACATGGGCGGTGAGTCTCTTTCCGACCTCGAAGCCGACTACTTCGTCTGCAAACCCAATCGCTCGGAACTCGCGGCGGCGACGGGGCGAACCATCGAAACCGACGAAGACGCGGTTGCAGCCGCTGAAGAGCTCCAAAACCGCGGGTTCGAGTACGTACTCGCGTCACTCGGAGCCGACGGAGCGCTTCTCGTCACCGACGACGAAGTCCTGTCAGCACCCGCGGCCGACGTCGAGGTCGTCGATACTGTCGGCGCTGGCGACGCCATTCTCTCGGGATTCATCGCAGCCCGCGAACACGGATTGGACGACGCAGACGCGCTTCGCATGGGAATCCTAACTGCCGCCCGCGTCGTTAGCGTCGCCGGAACACGGGTTCCGGACCTCGACGGCGTACTCACGAACGAAACGCGCATCGAGGTAACCACTGTACGGCGGCGGTAA
- the leuD gene encoding 3-isopropylmalate dehydratase small subunit: MTEEIPEVNYVSGSGVPIRGNDIDTDQIIPARFMKVVTFDGLGEFAFFDKRYDENDDTKDHPMNEPHFQDASVMVVNANFGCGSSREHAPQALMRWGIDAIVGESFAEIFAGNCLALGIPTVTADHETIVELQEWVDENPDEDIDVDVEAETVTYGDTTVEATVDDAQRKALTEGVWDTTALMKSNADAVAEKAAALPYVDD, from the coding sequence ATGACTGAAGAGATACCGGAAGTCAACTACGTTTCCGGGTCGGGCGTCCCCATCCGCGGAAACGACATCGACACGGACCAGATAATCCCGGCGCGGTTCATGAAGGTCGTCACGTTCGACGGTCTCGGCGAGTTTGCGTTCTTCGACAAGCGCTACGACGAGAACGACGACACCAAGGACCACCCGATGAACGAGCCGCACTTCCAAGACGCCTCGGTAATGGTCGTCAATGCCAACTTCGGCTGCGGTTCGTCGCGCGAACACGCTCCACAGGCGCTCATGCGCTGGGGCATCGATGCCATCGTCGGCGAGTCGTTCGCCGAAATCTTCGCCGGAAACTGCCTCGCGCTCGGCATTCCGACGGTCACGGCCGACCACGAGACCATCGTCGAACTGCAGGAGTGGGTCGACGAGAACCCGGACGAAGACATCGACGTCGACGTCGAAGCCGAGACGGTCACCTACGGAGACACGACCGTTGAGGCAACTGTGGACGACGCACAGCGGAAGGCGCTCACCGAGGGCGTCTGGGACACGACGGCGCTTATGAAGTCGAACGCCGACGCGGTCGCCGAGAAAGCCGCCGCCTTGCCCTACGTCGATGACTGA